From Halorubrum salinarum, the proteins below share one genomic window:
- a CDS encoding DUF7529 family protein codes for MDGPDPGPQWDAVEADAESTAAAYGERGWTAIAGHPGQVNPVADAARIDVLLPGSEFDDALAAVEGAAIDGVDVYAGAAEGVAYRLVVATDESAQVALCVPTYLGSDDLAALRAAAEAAGALTVRLRPLDDRDHVEIAIDEPAVFFDAPEA; via the coding sequence ATGGACGGACCCGATCCCGGACCCCAGTGGGACGCGGTCGAGGCGGACGCGGAGTCGACGGCGGCGGCGTACGGCGAGCGCGGCTGGACCGCGATCGCGGGCCACCCCGGGCAGGTGAACCCCGTCGCGGACGCCGCCCGGATCGACGTGCTGTTGCCCGGCTCGGAGTTCGACGACGCGCTCGCCGCGGTCGAGGGCGCCGCGATCGACGGCGTCGACGTGTACGCGGGCGCCGCCGAGGGGGTCGCGTACCGGCTGGTGGTCGCCACCGACGAGTCCGCGCAGGTGGCGCTGTGCGTGCCCACGTACCTCGGAAGCGACGACCTCGCCGCGCTGCGCGCGGCCGCGGAGGCGGCTGGCGCGCTCACCGTGCGGCTGCGCCCCCTCGACGACCGCGACCACGTCGAGATCGCGATCGACGAGCCGGCGGTCTTCTTCGACGCGCCCGAGGCGTGA